The Actinosynnema mirum DSM 43827 genomic interval TCGGCCCGGACCGCGCTCAGCACCTCCAGCGCCCGCGCCCCGTCCTCGGCCTCGCCGACGACCTCGATGTCCTCCTGCGCCCCGAGCACCATGCCCAGACCGGCCCGGATCAACGGCTGGTCGTCCACGATGACCACCCGCACCGGTCGTCCGACAACCGACATCCCCCGCGCCTCCCCACGTCCCACCAGCACTGTCCCACGCGCACCCGTGGCGCACGCGGCTCCCTCACACCACGGGGCCAGCCCCCAAGGCCGCCCCACCGCCCACCCCGCGCCCGAACGCGCTCAGCCGGCCGCCCCGTCCCGCAGCGGGATCTCGACCCGGACCCGCCACCCGCTCCCCACCCTGGGCCCGGCGCTGAACCGCCCCCGGTGCACCGAGACCCGCTCCCGCACGCCGACCAGCCCGTTGCCCCCACTGCCGGACGCTCCGGGGCTCAACCTGCCCGCGCCGTCGTCGACGACCTCCAGCAGCGCCGCCCCGCCCTCCACCTTCAGCACCACCTCGGCCCGCGCACCGGCCCCGGCGTGCCGCAGCACGTTGGTGATCCCCTCCTGCGCGACGCGGACCAGCGTCAACTCGTCAGCGGGAGCGAGCTGCCCGACGTCCCCCTCCACCCGCAGTTCGACCTCGATCCCGGCCGAACGGGCGCGGTCGACCATCTGCCCCAGGTCCGCCACACCGACCTTGCGCAACCCGTCCCCACCGGACTCCCCTCCCCCGGCGACCCCGCGCAGCACGTCCACGATCCGGTGCATGTCCTGCAACGCGTCCCGCCCGGTGTCCCCGATGACCCGCAACGCCTCCCGCGCCTTCTCCCGATCACCGTCGAGGGCGTACCGGGCCCCGTCAGCCTGCATGACCATCACCGCGAGGCTGTGCGCGACCACGTCGTGCAGCTCGCGGGCGATCTCCCCGCGCTCACGGGCGTTCGCCAGCTGCGTCAGGTGGTCCCGCTCCCGCTCAGCCGCGGCGGCCCGCTCCTGGAGCACCACGACGTGCGCCTGCCGGTTGCGCAGCACGTACGCAGTCATCCACAGCGCCACCACCGCCCCGGCGACCCCGAGCGCCTCCTCGCCCTCGGCGAAGACGAGCAGCGCCCCCACGACCACCACCACCCCGGCGACAACCGCCTGCCACACCCGCTCGGCGTGCGCGACGACCGTCACCATGGCCACCGGCACCGCGACGTCGTACCCGGCCACGTCCGACGCCGCGTGCTCCCCGAGGAGCGACAGCAGGTACTGCGCCAGCGCCAGCGCGGACACCACCGCCATCACCACCACGGGCCCACGCCTGCGGTAGTAGAGCGCGACGGCCATGGCGGAACCGAGGGCCCAGTCGAAACCGGTGCCGCCCGGAAACGCCGAGTAGAGGACCACGAGAACGATGGCCACGTCATAAGCGGTGCGCCAACGCGGAGAGGTCGCCATGCGCCGCATCGTACGCGCCGACGTCCCCACCCGAATCACTCTTCCCCTTTCTCGGTAATGCCCGATCAGAACCACGCGCGCAATTACCACCCCGCCTTTCCCGCCACCCGCCCGCACCCCGAACGTGATCCCGGTCTCGCCCCGCGCCGTATATGACACAACGTGTCACACTCTCCCTCCCAGACTCCTCACATCACCTGAACGTCGAGCGAGGAGCAGGACGACATGAGCGACAACAACGGCGTGGCACTTCAGACGGCACTGGCGCACTTCCAGGCCGTGCAGGGGCGCGACATGGACGCGGCGGCGGCGCTGACCTCCGAGGAGGTCGTCCTCAAGGCCCCCACCGGCGAGTCCACCGGCAAGGCCGGTCTGCAGGGCTTCTGGTCCCGGTTCCTGACGCACACCACCGAACTGCGACTGCTGGAGGCGTACGGCGACGACGAGGGCGCGCTGCTGCTCCAGGAGGCGACGACCACCCCTGACGTCGTCATGACCTTCGCCGAGCACCTGACCGTGACCGACGGCAAGATCACCGCGGCCACGTACGTCTTCGACCCGCGCGCCTTCATCGCGGCGCGCGCGGCCGAGGCGCAGGCCGCCGCGAAGGGCTGACCTCCGGGACCACCGGGGCGCGAACGAGGAGGACGGGTGCGAGCCGACCGGCTGCTGTCGATGATGCTGCTGCTCCAGTCGCACGGCAAGCTGTCGGCGCGCACCCTCTCCAAGCGCCTGGAGGTGTCCACCCGCACGGTCATGCGGGACGTCGCGGCCCTGTCCGCGACGGGCGTCCCGGTCTACACCGAGCGCGGCCCGAACGGCGGCATCGCGCTGCTGCCGGACTTCCGCACCGACGTCACCGGCCTGACCGCCGAGGAGTCCAAGGCCCTGTTCGTGCTGCTCACCGATCGCGCGCACGCCGACCTGGGCCTGGCCCCCGCGCTGCGCTCGGCGCTGCGCAAGGTGATGGCAGCCCTGCCCGAGAACCACCGAGGGCAGGCCGAGGCCACCAGCAGACTGGTGCTGGTGGACCCCGCGCGCTGGCGCGGCAGGCGAGCACCGGCCCCGGACGCGCTGGCCCCGGTCCAGGAAGCGGTCTTCACCGGCCGCCGCCTGCACCTGCGCTACCGCGACGGCAAAGGCGCGCTGACCACGCGCACCACCGACCCGCACGGCCTGGTCAACAAGGCGGGCACCTGGTACCTGGTGGCGAGCCACCGGGGCGCGCACCGCCTGTTCCGCCTGGACCGCGTCCTGTCCGCGACGGTCCTGGACCAGCAGGCCCAGCGCTCACCCCACGAGCTCGCCGACCTGTGGGACCAGCTGCGCAAGCGCGTCGACGAAGCCCCGGCCCCGCTTCTGGCGACCGCGGCCGTGCGCCGCACGATCCTGCCCCGCTTCCTGGTGTTCCACGCCCCGGACCTGGACGGCGACCCCGAGGACCTGGACGAGGACCGCGCACTGGTGCGCCTGCGCTTCCGCGCGGTGCCGATGGCCACGACCCTGCTGTCGTTCGGCGCCGACGTGGAAGTGCTCGACCCACCCGAACTGCGCACCGAACTCGCCGCCCGGGCCGCAGCCGTCACCGAGCTGTACCGGACCGACCGACCACCTCCCGCCTCATGACCCCGTTGCGCGCCAAGGAACACCCCGCCTCGCACTGCACCAGCCCACCGCGCCTTGGATGATGGGGCGTCCACCCACATCCCAGGGGGCCCGGATGCGAGCGCTCGGCGCGGTGCTGCTCCTGTCGGCAGCGCTCACCACCCCCACCAGCCCCACGCCACCCACCGGTCCTGCGGGCGCCACGAGCACGGCGGTTCCCACGAGTACAGCGACCCCGACGAGCACGGCGGTCCCCACCGCGCGGCTCGGCTGCCTGCTGCCGCCGTGCGGCGCCGTGGAGAACCGCACGCCCACGCGGATCACCGTGCGCTGGGCCGACTACGGCAATGGCTGGTCCTACGGGGCCGTGCCGCCGTGGGGCCGGATGGGCGGCTGGTGGCACGACCGGATCGACGTCGACTACTTCCTGATCGCCCCCGGTTGCCGGGCCACGACCTCGGGCTGGGTCAGCAGCTTCGGCCCCGGCTGGTACAAGATCGGTTCGGACGAGACGGTCGTGCTCAACGGTCACACGTGCTCGACCGCTCCGGCAGCCGCGCGCTGACCGCCCCCACCAGCAGCTCGACGGTGTAGTCGAACTCCCGGTCGTGGTCGCACCGGGCCAGGTGCGGCGCGGCGGCGACCAGCCCCGGCAGCCCCGACGAGGCCAGCACGGCACGCCTGCGGGCGATGCCCACCGAATCCGCCGTGCCCAGCTCGGGCCCCGCGGACACCTCGCGCAGCAGCGTGCCGACCACGGCCGCCAGCAGCGCCCGCAGCAGGTGGACGGCCTCCTCCGGCTCGATCCCCGCCCGCAGCAGCACCGACAGCGCCGCCTCGATCGGCGCGAGCCCGGCCGCCGAGGCCAACTGGCGGGTCAGCACGAGCGCGGCCACGCCCGGATGGGCGAGCGCGCCCCTGCGGAACTCGACCGCGATGGCCCGCAGGTCGTCCGCAGGCACACCTGTCGGCTCCGGAAGCCGGATGCCCCGCAGGACGTGCTCGGCGAGCGCGTCGAGCAGCCCGCCCTTGCCCTCGACGTGGTTGTAGAGGCTCTTGGCGTCCACGCCGAGCCGGCGGGCGACGCTGCGCATCGAGACCGCCGAGACACCCTCCGCGTCGGCCACCGCCACCGCGGCGTCCAGGATCACCGCCCTGGACAGCTGCGCCGCTCCCCTCGGCGGGCGTCCTCGGCGGACGCCCTCGGGTGTGGCGGGCGGGGTCTCGTCGGCTGGGGCGGTCACGTCCCCATGATGCCCCACCTTGATAAAACCCACGCCGGGGGTTTAACGTGCCCGCCGATCGGCCCCTTCCCACCTCCCTCCACCGCTCGTCCTCGACAACGACGCGCCCGCGCACCACCGATCCGCCCGCACCGGCACGCGATCCCTCCCGACCGCACGCGCCGCACGGCGCGACGCAGCCGGGTGACCGCCCCCGGAGCGGCGGACCGGCCACGCGGGCCGGGCACGACCGGGCGGCCCCCTGCTCCACCCCCGAGCCGTCCACCACCACGCCATCCACCACCGCGCCGTCCACCACCGCGCCCGGCGCAGCGCCCTCCCCCACACCCCGCGCGAGAACACCGGAGAGCACCGCAGATGAGCCGTTTCGCCATCCCCACGACCGACGTGCTGAAGGCCCGCGAGAAGCTGGTCCTCGACCACTTCCACGACGAGGTCGTGCACCAGTGGGACGACGTGCTGTCGACCTTCCCCCACCCGCACTACGAGCTGATCTCCACCATGACCGTCCACGACGGGGACGCGGAGGTCCGGGGGTACTACAACGACACCAGGGCCGCCTTCCCCGACCAGGACCACGAGCTGATCGCGCTGCGGCACAGCGCGGACGCGGTCATCGCGGAGTTCTGGCTCATGGGCACCCACGAGGGCCCGCTCGGCAAGATCCCGCCCACCGGGCAGCGCTTCCGGGTCCGGGTGACGGCCTACTTCATCTTCGACGAGGACGAGACCCTCGTCTGCGAGCGCGTCTACTTCGACACGCTCACCATGCTCAAGCAGGTGCTGACCGGGGTGAACCTCAAGAACCCGCGCAACTGGCCGCTGGTGGTCAAGGCGGTGCGCGGCCTGCTCGCCATGTCCGGCGAGCCGGACGAGCGGCTGCTCAGGACCACCCCGCCCAAGCTCGGCGCGGACGACTGAGCCGTGCGGGTCCACCACCTCAACTGCGGCACGATGCGCCTGCCGGGCGCGCGCGTCGTGACGCACGTGCTGCTGCTGGAGACGCCGACCGGACTGGCCCTGGTGGACACCGGGTACGGCGTCGCCGACATCGCCGCGCCCGCCCGGCGGCTCGGCGCGTACCGGCACGTCGTCCGGCCGGTCCTGGACCGGGCCGAGACCGCCGTCGAGCAGGTGCGCGGGCTCGGGTTCGCGCCCGAGGACGTGCGCGACGTCGTGGTCACCCACTTCGACACCGACCACGTCGGCGGGCTCGCGGACTTCCCCTGGGCGCGGGTGCACGTGACCGCGACCGAGTGGGAGGCCGCCTCCCGGCCGCGCACCGCGCTGGAGCGGGCGCGCTACCGGTCGGCGCAGTGGGAGCACGGGCCGCAGATCGCGGCGCACGGGCCTGGCGGCGAGTCCTGGCGCGGGTTCGCGGCGGCTCGGGAGCTGACCGACGTGGCGCCCGGCGTGGTGCTCGTGCCGCTTCCGGGGCACACCAGGGGGCACGCGGCGGTGGCCGTGGACGCCGGTTCCCGCTGGGTGCTGCACGCCGGTGACGCCTTCTACGACCTCCGGGCGCTGACCGGCGGGGTGAAGCCGCCAGCGGCGCTGCGGGCGCAGGAGCGGGCCGTCGCCCACGACCGCGGGTCGCTGCGCGCCAACCAGGAGCGGTTGGCCGAACTGCACCGTCAGGGTCAGCAGGACCTGCTGCTGGTCAACGCGCACGACCCGGCGCCGCTGGCCGCCGCCCGCTGACCTGCGGGCCCGATCGTCGCCGGAGGACTCCGAGCACGCGGCGCACCGAGGGGGCGCGTTCCCCACTCCCACGGGGGAACGCGCCCCCTCACCCTTCCCGGCCTCCCGCTCGGACACCCGAGCCTGGATGCGCTTCCCCTGTCGCACAAGGGTTTCCCGCAGCGCAGCGCGCCACCGGCCGTCCTGCGGACCGCGCCCGTCCGCAGAGGACCCCGCTCCGACGAACGGCGGAACCCCACGCCAGCGCGCACCGTCACGCGCGGAACCGTTGCCCCGCAACACCTTCCCCATCGACGTCCACATCATCGCCGTTCCCCTCACCCGTCGGTCCGCCTTCGCTCGCAGTACCAGGTTCGGCAGGACGGCCAAGTTCCACAAACGTCCATCCACAGGCGAGTCAGTTGTCCACAGGGGACCGATCGGGTGACTGGACACAAACTTGTTGCACTGCTCCACACACCCGGGGTAACTTCTCCACCAAGGTCAACCTCCCGGATGCTGGCGCTCAGTTCGCCCCCGTGAGGCTTTCTCTTCCGAAACACCCATCACCGACGTCATCCGGCGTGCGGTCGTGGTCCCACATCCCGGCGCGGTCCCGCGCCGACCCTCCCACGCCCTCGCACGCCCTGTTCAGAATTGGAGAAAACCCTTGAACACCACCACAGACGACACGACGACAGGCGCCATCCCGACCCAGCGCGCCGTCCACACGCAGCACCACGAGCACGGCGACGACCACTTCCTGGTGACCGGTCTCCTCGACACCGCAGGCGATTCCACGTTCCTGCGCACCAAGGGCTACACCTCGGACGAGGGCGACGTGCGCGTCTCCCAGTCACTGGTCCGCCGCTGGGGCCTGCGCAGGGGCGACGAGATCACCGGTTGCGCGAAGCCCCCGGTGGAAGAGCGCAAGCACGCCCGGCTGGACCACGTCCACAGCGTGAACGACCTGCCGCCGGAACGGCTGTCGGGCAGGCCGGAGTTCACCGACCTGCCGCCGCTGCACCCGAAGGAGCGGCTGCGGCTGGCCTCGGACGCCGAGGACCTGACCGGCCGCGTCATCGACCTGGTGATGCCCACCGGCAAGGGCCAGCGCGCGCTGATCTCGGCTCCCCCGAAGGCGGGCAAGACCTCCGCGCTGCGGGCCATCGCGCGCGGCATCGGCGCCAACCACCCCGAGTGCCACGTGATGCTCGTGCTGGTCGGCGAGCGCCCCGAGGAGGTCACCGACCTGCGGCGCAGCGTGCGCGCCGAGGTGGCCGCCGCGACGTTCGACCAGTCCCCGCAGGAGCAGATCGCGGTCGCGGAGCTGGCGCTGGAGCGGGCCCGCCGCCTGGTCGAGCTGGGCCGGGACGTGGTGATCCTGCTGGACTCGCTGACCCGCCTGGGCCGCGCCTACAACCTGGCGGCTCCCACCTCGGGCCGGGTGCTCAGCGGTGGCGTGAGCGCGAGCGCGCTGCACCCGCCGAAGCGGTTCCTCGGCTCGGCGCGCAACGTGGAGGGCGGCGGTTCGCTGACCATCTTCGCGACCGCGCTGGTCGAGACCGGTTCCACCGGCGACACGGTGATCCACGAGGAGTACCGGGGCACCGGCAACGCCGAGCTGAAGCTGGACCGCTCGCTGGCCGACCGCAGGGTGCACCCGGCGGTGGACATCCGGCAGAGCAGCACCCGGCGCGACGAGCTCCTGATGTCACCGGCCGAGCAGTCGGCGACGCGGGTGCTGCGCAGGGTCCTGCAGATGCGCGAAGGCGATCGTGGGATCGACGTGCTGCTGGACGGCTTGCGCAAGACCTCCACGAACGCGGAGTTCCTGCACCGGCTCACCCAGACGACGCCGGTCCGCCGCGCGATCGCGGCCTGACCCCGACAACCCTTGCCACACAAGCGCTCCACCACGCAGCACCGTCCGCAGCGGACGCCCACAGCAGTGCCGAACCGAGGTTCACCTCCCCCCTCCTCACGCGAAGGTCCCGAAGATCATGCCCAACTCCCGGCCCCCGACGAAGAACCCCGGCCACCCCGCAGGTCCCCGTTCCCCCAAGCACAGCCGCCCGCAGCCCCGCGCGACCAGAACCCCCGTCAGGGCGCGCGATCTCCGCGCCGTCTGCCGGGGCTCCCGACCGGTCGCCGCGTAGCGGAGGACCACCGTGCCATCCGGGGTGCGGCAACCGCCTCGCTGCGGCCACCGCGCCCCGCACCGCACATCCCCCGGCCGAGGCCGGAAACGCTTTCCCCCTGCCAGAGCGCGATTCCAGGCGGCGCGTCACGCGGTCCCGCCCGCTCAGCCGGATCGGATCACCGAGTCGCGCGTCCCGGACTTGCAGCGCTCGCACAACTCCCGCCCAGGGCGCAGG includes:
- a CDS encoding nuclear transport factor 2 family protein, encoding MSDNNGVALQTALAHFQAVQGRDMDAAAALTSEEVVLKAPTGESTGKAGLQGFWSRFLTHTTELRLLEAYGDDEGALLLQEATTTPDVVMTFAEHLTVTDGKITAATYVFDPRAFIAARAAEAQAAAKG
- a CDS encoding helix-turn-helix transcriptional regulator, with translation MRADRLLSMMLLLQSHGKLSARTLSKRLEVSTRTVMRDVAALSATGVPVYTERGPNGGIALLPDFRTDVTGLTAEESKALFVLLTDRAHADLGLAPALRSALRKVMAALPENHRGQAEATSRLVLVDPARWRGRRAPAPDALAPVQEAVFTGRRLHLRYRDGKGALTTRTTDPHGLVNKAGTWYLVASHRGAHRLFRLDRVLSATVLDQQAQRSPHELADLWDQLRKRVDEAPAPLLATAAVRRTILPRFLVFHAPDLDGDPEDLDEDRALVRLRFRAVPMATTLLSFGADVEVLDPPELRTELAARAAAVTELYRTDRPPPAS
- a CDS encoding TetR family transcriptional regulator gives rise to the protein MTAPADETPPATPEGVRRGRPPRGAAQLSRAVILDAAVAVADAEGVSAVSMRSVARRLGVDAKSLYNHVEGKGGLLDALAEHVLRGIRLPEPTGVPADDLRAIAVEFRRGALAHPGVAALVLTRQLASAAGLAPIEAALSVLLRAGIEPEEAVHLLRALLAAVVGTLLREVSAGPELGTADSVGIARRRAVLASSGLPGLVAAAPHLARCDHDREFDYTVELLVGAVSARLPERSSTCDR
- a CDS encoding MBL fold metallo-hydrolase; this encodes MRVHHLNCGTMRLPGARVVTHVLLLETPTGLALVDTGYGVADIAAPARRLGAYRHVVRPVLDRAETAVEQVRGLGFAPEDVRDVVVTHFDTDHVGGLADFPWARVHVTATEWEAASRPRTALERARYRSAQWEHGPQIAAHGPGGESWRGFAAARELTDVAPGVVLVPLPGHTRGHAAVAVDAGSRWVLHAGDAFYDLRALTGGVKPPAALRAQERAVAHDRGSLRANQERLAELHRQGQQDLLLVNAHDPAPLAAAR
- a CDS encoding sensor histidine kinase, which translates into the protein MATSPRWRTAYDVAIVLVVLYSAFPGGTGFDWALGSAMAVALYYRRRGPVVVMAVVSALALAQYLLSLLGEHAASDVAGYDVAVPVAMVTVVAHAERVWQAVVAGVVVVVGALLVFAEGEEALGVAGAVVALWMTAYVLRNRQAHVVVLQERAAAAERERDHLTQLANARERGEIARELHDVVAHSLAVMVMQADGARYALDGDREKAREALRVIGDTGRDALQDMHRIVDVLRGVAGGGESGGDGLRKVGVADLGQMVDRARSAGIEVELRVEGDVGQLAPADELTLVRVAQEGITNVLRHAGAGARAEVVLKVEGGAALLEVVDDGAGRLSPGASGSGGNGLVGVRERVSVHRGRFSAGPRVGSGWRVRVEIPLRDGAAG
- a CDS encoding ester cyclase, with protein sequence MSRFAIPTTDVLKAREKLVLDHFHDEVVHQWDDVLSTFPHPHYELISTMTVHDGDAEVRGYYNDTRAAFPDQDHELIALRHSADAVIAEFWLMGTHEGPLGKIPPTGQRFRVRVTAYFIFDEDETLVCERVYFDTLTMLKQVLTGVNLKNPRNWPLVVKAVRGLLAMSGEPDERLLRTTPPKLGADD
- the rho gene encoding transcription termination factor Rho, yielding MNTTTDDTTTGAIPTQRAVHTQHHEHGDDHFLVTGLLDTAGDSTFLRTKGYTSDEGDVRVSQSLVRRWGLRRGDEITGCAKPPVEERKHARLDHVHSVNDLPPERLSGRPEFTDLPPLHPKERLRLASDAEDLTGRVIDLVMPTGKGQRALISAPPKAGKTSALRAIARGIGANHPECHVMLVLVGERPEEVTDLRRSVRAEVAAATFDQSPQEQIAVAELALERARRLVELGRDVVILLDSLTRLGRAYNLAAPTSGRVLSGGVSASALHPPKRFLGSARNVEGGGSLTIFATALVETGSTGDTVIHEEYRGTGNAELKLDRSLADRRVHPAVDIRQSSTRRDELLMSPAEQSATRVLRRVLQMREGDRGIDVLLDGLRKTSTNAEFLHRLTQTTPVRRAIAA